The following coding sequences lie in one Arachis hypogaea cultivar Tifrunner chromosome 9, arahy.Tifrunner.gnm2.J5K5, whole genome shotgun sequence genomic window:
- the LOC112709933 gene encoding uncharacterized protein isoform X1 yields the protein MGKEGIKAPLDSPSSTGNPILTRPSLKSHSQFNWKLKLRENCYNRVREDRSRLLWRLRTSTLKTSHSQQCSPQQQEVDIVRSAFEDIVSDEFQKMKGNSTDTRLFDSEMDDIWEYDGVHSSCQGECEDILLEMQRIFYEDLDSYPPMQQDLENELDTWEDEVDEYLASAVFEHMQLNEDKAHKEEIWCPICKRGELKEDHKLIYCTHCELRLNKASELTLGFLRERLAEAHTEHLDRGCRLKPKFCVKTQFSLTALYISCEGCETFEVVI from the exons ATGGGGAAAGAAGGTATCAAGGCACCGTTGGACTCACCTTCTTCAACTGGCAACCCTATCCTTACCCGTCCTTCTCTCAAATCTCACTCCCAATTCAACTGGAAGCTCAAG CTTCGGGAGAACTGCTACAATAGAGTGAGAGAGGACAGAAGTCGGTTACTGTGGAGACTGAGAACAAGCACGCTCAAAACCTCTCATTCTCAACAATGCAGTCCACAGCAGCAAGAGGTTGATATCGTGAGATCCGCATTCGAGGATATTGTCTCTGATGAATTCCAGAAAATGAAAGGCAACTCCACCGACACTCGTCTTTTTGATTCTGAGATGGATGATATATGGGAGTACGATGGTGTTCATTCCTCTTGCCAGGGTGAATGTGAAGACATTCTCTTAGAAATGCAAAGGATATTTTATGAAGATCTCGATTCCTACCCACCCATGCAGCAAG ATTTGGAAAATGAActtgatacttgggaagatgaagTGGATGAGTATTTGGCAAGTGCAGTTTTTGAGCATATGCAGCTAAATGAAGATAAG GCCCACAAAGAGGAGATTTGGTGTCCTATTTGTAAGCGAGGAGAACTTAAAGAGGATCACAAACTTATATACTGTACTCACTGTGAACTTCGACTAAACAAAGCCAGTGAG CTTACTTTGGGATTCTTACGAGAGCGGCTAGCTGAAGCCCACACAGAGCATCTGGACAGGGGCTGTAGGTTGAAGCCCAAATTTTGTGTAAAGACACAGTTTAGTTTAACTGCATTATACATTTCATGTGAAGGTTGTGAAACATTTGAGGTTGTAATTTGA
- the LOC112709933 gene encoding uncharacterized protein isoform X3 — protein sequence MGKEGIKAPLDSPSSTGNPILTRPSLKSHSQFNWKLKLRENCYNRVREDRSRLLWRLRTSTLKTSHSQQCSPQQQEVDIVRSAFEDIVSDEFQKMKGNSTDTRLFDSEMDDIWEYDGVHSSCQGECEDILLEMQRIFYEDLDSYPPMQQDLENELDTWEDEVDEYLASAVFEHMQLNEDKAHKEEIWCPICKRGELKEDHKLIYCTHCELRLNKASEVSDCQWSTV from the exons ATGGGGAAAGAAGGTATCAAGGCACCGTTGGACTCACCTTCTTCAACTGGCAACCCTATCCTTACCCGTCCTTCTCTCAAATCTCACTCCCAATTCAACTGGAAGCTCAAG CTTCGGGAGAACTGCTACAATAGAGTGAGAGAGGACAGAAGTCGGTTACTGTGGAGACTGAGAACAAGCACGCTCAAAACCTCTCATTCTCAACAATGCAGTCCACAGCAGCAAGAGGTTGATATCGTGAGATCCGCATTCGAGGATATTGTCTCTGATGAATTCCAGAAAATGAAAGGCAACTCCACCGACACTCGTCTTTTTGATTCTGAGATGGATGATATATGGGAGTACGATGGTGTTCATTCCTCTTGCCAGGGTGAATGTGAAGACATTCTCTTAGAAATGCAAAGGATATTTTATGAAGATCTCGATTCCTACCCACCCATGCAGCAAG ATTTGGAAAATGAActtgatacttgggaagatgaagTGGATGAGTATTTGGCAAGTGCAGTTTTTGAGCATATGCAGCTAAATGAAGATAAG GCCCACAAAGAGGAGATTTGGTGTCCTATTTGTAAGCGAGGAGAACTTAAAGAGGATCACAAACTTATATACTGTACTCACTGTGAACTTCGACTAAACAAAGCCAGTGAG GTTTCTGACTGCCAGTGGTCAACTGTGTGA
- the LOC112709933 gene encoding uncharacterized protein isoform X4, translated as MGKEGIKAPLDSPSSTGNPILTRPSLKSHSQFNWKLKLRENCYNRVREDRSRLLWRLRTSTLKTSHSQQCSPQQQEVDIVRSAFEDIVSDEFQKMKGNSTDTRLFDSEMDDIWEYDGVHSSCQGECEDILLEMQRIFYEDLDSYPPMQQDLENELDTWEDEVDEYLASAVFEHMQLNEDKVSDCQWSTV; from the exons ATGGGGAAAGAAGGTATCAAGGCACCGTTGGACTCACCTTCTTCAACTGGCAACCCTATCCTTACCCGTCCTTCTCTCAAATCTCACTCCCAATTCAACTGGAAGCTCAAG CTTCGGGAGAACTGCTACAATAGAGTGAGAGAGGACAGAAGTCGGTTACTGTGGAGACTGAGAACAAGCACGCTCAAAACCTCTCATTCTCAACAATGCAGTCCACAGCAGCAAGAGGTTGATATCGTGAGATCCGCATTCGAGGATATTGTCTCTGATGAATTCCAGAAAATGAAAGGCAACTCCACCGACACTCGTCTTTTTGATTCTGAGATGGATGATATATGGGAGTACGATGGTGTTCATTCCTCTTGCCAGGGTGAATGTGAAGACATTCTCTTAGAAATGCAAAGGATATTTTATGAAGATCTCGATTCCTACCCACCCATGCAGCAAG ATTTGGAAAATGAActtgatacttgggaagatgaagTGGATGAGTATTTGGCAAGTGCAGTTTTTGAGCATATGCAGCTAAATGAAGATAAG GTTTCTGACTGCCAGTGGTCAACTGTGTGA
- the LOC112709933 gene encoding uncharacterized protein isoform X2, protein MGKEGIKAPLDSPSSTGNPILTRPSLKSHSQFNWKLKLRENCYNRVREDRSRLLWRLRTSTLKTSHSQQCSPQQQEVDIVRSAFEDIVSDEFQKMKGNSTDTRLFDSEMDDIWEYDGVHSSCQGECEDILLEMQRIFYEDLDSYPPMQQDLENELDTWEDEVDEYLASAVFEHMQLNEDKLTLGFLRERLAEAHTEHLDRGCRLKPKFCVKTQFSLTALYISCEGCETFEVVI, encoded by the exons ATGGGGAAAGAAGGTATCAAGGCACCGTTGGACTCACCTTCTTCAACTGGCAACCCTATCCTTACCCGTCCTTCTCTCAAATCTCACTCCCAATTCAACTGGAAGCTCAAG CTTCGGGAGAACTGCTACAATAGAGTGAGAGAGGACAGAAGTCGGTTACTGTGGAGACTGAGAACAAGCACGCTCAAAACCTCTCATTCTCAACAATGCAGTCCACAGCAGCAAGAGGTTGATATCGTGAGATCCGCATTCGAGGATATTGTCTCTGATGAATTCCAGAAAATGAAAGGCAACTCCACCGACACTCGTCTTTTTGATTCTGAGATGGATGATATATGGGAGTACGATGGTGTTCATTCCTCTTGCCAGGGTGAATGTGAAGACATTCTCTTAGAAATGCAAAGGATATTTTATGAAGATCTCGATTCCTACCCACCCATGCAGCAAG ATTTGGAAAATGAActtgatacttgggaagatgaagTGGATGAGTATTTGGCAAGTGCAGTTTTTGAGCATATGCAGCTAAATGAAGATAAG CTTACTTTGGGATTCTTACGAGAGCGGCTAGCTGAAGCCCACACAGAGCATCTGGACAGGGGCTGTAGGTTGAAGCCCAAATTTTGTGTAAAGACACAGTTTAGTTTAACTGCATTATACATTTCATGTGAAGGTTGTGAAACATTTGAGGTTGTAATTTGA
- the LOC112712794 gene encoding F-box/FBD/LRR-repeat protein At1g51370-like — MKMDRISLLPNSILCDILSYLPTKEAVSTSILSSRWRHVWKELQVLDIDDTTSRPGLGWEARFASYVNAILARRNADYPIQKFRLTCYEYSERSLTILTWLDAVNGPYLQELYLCLEVACEIDLPEAILTSPSLKSLVLKHGEYFDCYEKFPNVYLPSLKNLELDGCVDPSKLLSGSPVLENLMLIVPNKDYGCYVYIPTIQMPRTLKRLIFEDNSTEDNNISHRVIDTPSLEYLYMKIIAKSKLQVSFSDFPNMVEAHLHIHHGRVEHVLWVPKLLVALRETKLLALKHCATECLFNGVTFEFPEFPRLLNLELDVACFNTDFLLNFLHNCHVLEDLVVHVLKSVVYCELYFHRSQFYVPAPPTMVSNCVTSHLKSFEFREYENSADEREFIEYLLQRGLVLKRVTIHLYYYLDQETKYDIVKELSAIPRGSTTCQLNFIDQKPVEHD; from the exons ATGAAGATGGATAGGATCAGTTTGTTACCGAACTCTATCCTTTGCGACATTCTCTCATACCTCCCAACAAAAGAAGCTGTATCCACCAGCATCCTCTCTAGCAGGTGGCGCCATGTTTGGAAGGAACTCCAAGTCCTTGACATAGATGATACAACCTCTCGGCCCGGTCTGGGATGGGAAGCTCGATTTGCTTCATACGTGAATGCTATTCTAGCTCGGCGCAATGCAGATTACCCTATCCAAAAGTTTCGCCTCACTTGTTATGAATATTCAGAAAGAAGTCTAACCATCTTAACATGGCTTGATGCCGTTAATGGGCCCTATCTCCAAGAACTGTATCTCTGCCTTGAAGTAGCGTGTGAAATCGACTTGCCTGAAGCCATACTcacttctccatcactcaagtcccTTGTTTTGAAACATGGTGAATATTTCGATTGTTATGAAAAGTTTCCAAATGTTTATCTGCCATCTCTCAAGAACTTAGAGTTAGATGGCTGTGTGGACCCCAGCAAACTTTTATCTGGCTCCCCTGTTCTTGAAAATCTTATGCTCATTGTACCGAACAAAGACTATGGTTGTTATGTTTATATACCTACAATCCAGATGCCTCGCACATTGAAAAGGTTAATCTTTGAAGATAACAGTACCGAGGATAATAACATTAGCCATCGTGTGATAGATACGCCATCTCTTGAATACCTCTATATGAAAATAATCGCCAAATCTAAGCTACAGGTTTCGTTTAGCGATTTCCCTAACATGGTAGAGGCACATCTTCATATTCATCATGGTCGTGTTGAGCATGTCCTTTGGGTGCCCAAGCTTCTCGTGGCACTCCGCGAAACAAAATTGTTGGCATTGAAACATTGCGCAACAGAG TGCTTATTTAATGGTGTAACTTTCGAGTTTCCGGAATTTCCCCGTTTGCTCAATCTAGAGCTTGATGTTGCATGTTTCAACACAGACTTCCTGCTAAACTTCCTTCATAATTGTCATGTACTTGAAGATCTCGTGGTTCATGTTTTGAAG AGTGTTGTGTATTGTGAACTATATTTTCATCGGAGTCAGTTTTATGTGCCAGCACCACCAACAATGGTTTCGAATTGTGTGACATCACATCTCAAGAGTTTTGAGTTTAGAGAATATGAGAACTCCGCAGATGAGCGTGAATTTATTGAATATCTTTTACAAAGAGGACTTGTTTTGAAGAGAGTCACAAttcatctttattattatttagacCAAGAGACAAAGTACGATATTGTCAAAGAATTATCTGCTATACCAAGGGGCTCTACAACATGTCAGCTAAATTTTATTGACCAAAAACCTGTTGAACATG ATTGA
- the LOC112709934 gene encoding putative FBD-associated F-box protein At5g56440, giving the protein MDRISCLPNYILCEILSYLPTKQAGSTSVLSRRWRHVWKDLQVIDIHERHFRDEDPFDSYVNAILTQRNADYSIEKFRLACETNSTDLILTWLDAVIGPHLRELYLILHVNVRFGLKLPEAIFTCPLLKSLVLKSEISLNYGPEFPNVYLPSLKNLKLKLFIPYVHPNKILSGCPVLENLTLILDNTPDSRNVYVPTIQMPRTLKSLTFEDDTIVLDEIYHRVIDTPSLEYLDMKITIAKNSELQVSFSSFPNMVEAHLNIIDHGRVEHGAWVSDLFRALRETKLLALRYYTTRCLFSAPAFKFPEFHRLVNLEVDVPCFNTNFMLNFLHNCHVLEVLVVGIWTGFDSYTMEYNGPTPPTMVPNCVTSHLKSVEFRAYQDTADEREFIVYLLEKGLVLKTVTISIEPDFGQETKYEFVRELYAIPRVSTTCQLNIWP; this is encoded by the exons ATGGATAGGATCAGTTGCTTACCGAACTATATCCTTTGCGAAATTCTCTCATACCTCCCAACAAAACAAGCTGGATCCACCAGCGTCCTCTCTCGCAGATGGCGCCACGTTTGGAAGGATCTGCAAGTCATTGACATACATGAAAGACACTTTCGGGATGAAGATCCATTTGATTCTTACGTCAATGCTATTCTAACTCAGCGCAATGCAGATTACTCCATCGAAAAGTTCCGCCTCGCATGCGAAACGAATTCAACGGATCTCATCTTAACATGGCTTGATGCCGTCATTGGCCCCCATCTCCGGGAACTATATCTCATCCTTCATGTAAATGTAAGGTTTGGACTCAAGTTGCCTGAAGCCATATTCACTTGTCCATTACTCAAGTCCCTTGTTTTGAAAAGTGAAATTTCTTTGAATTATGGTCCAGAGTTTCCAAATGTTTATCTTCCATCCCTCAAGAACCTAAAGCTAAAGTTGTTTATCCCCTATGTGCACCCCAACAAGATTTTATCTGGCTGCCCTGTTCTTGAAAATCTTACGCTCATTCTCGACAATACCCCAGATTCTCGTAATGTTTATGTACCTACAATCCAGATGCCTCGGACATTGAAAAGTTTAACCTTTGAAGATGACACTATCGTGCTTGATGAGATTTACCATCGTGTGATAGACACGCCTTCTCTTGAATACCTCGATATGAAAATAACCATCGCAAAGAACTCAGAGCTACAGGTTTCGTTTAGCAGTTTCCCTAACATGGTGGAGGCACATCTTAATATTATTGATCATGGACGTGTTGAGCATGGCGCTTGGGTGTCCGACCTTTTCCGGGCACTCCGCGAAACAAAATTGTTGGCATTGAGATATTACACAACACGG TGCTTATTTAGTGCTCCAGCTTTCAAGTTTCCAGAATTTCACCGCTTGGTCAATCTAGAGGTTGATGTTCCATGTTTCAACACAAACTTCATGCTAAACTTCCTTCATAATTGTCATGTACTTGAAGTTCTTGTAGTTGGTATTTGGACG GGATTTGATTCTTACACGATGGAGTATAATGGGCCAACACCACCAACCATGGTTCCCAATTGTGTGACATCACATCTCAAGAGTGTTGAGTTTAGAGCATATCAAGACACTGCAGATGAGCGTGAATTTATTGTATATCTTTTAGAAAAAGGACTTGTTTTGAAGACAGTGACAATTTCTATTGAACCTGATTTCGGTCAAGAGACAAAGTACGAATTTGTCAGGGAATTATATGCTATACCAAGGGTCTCTACAACATGTCAGCTAAATATTTGGCCATAA